A window of Rhododendron vialii isolate Sample 1 chromosome 11a, ASM3025357v1 genomic DNA:
CAACCTCTCTAGGATTTGATCAATAAATGGAAGTGGAAAATGATCTTTCCTAGTCATGGAATTGAGCTTCCTATAATCAATGCACACACGCCAACCAGTTGTCATGCGCGTGGGCACAAGCTCACCCTTATCATTCTCAACGACAGTAATGCCTGACTTCTTGGGCACTACTTGAGTGGGACTCACCCACTTGCTATCAGAGATGGGGTATATGATACCCGCATCCAGCAATTTGACCACCTCCTTCATAACGACCTCCTTCATGTTAGGGTTCAACCTCCTTTGCATATCTCTTGAtggttttgcatttttctcGCAATGAATGCGATGCATGCAAACGGAGGGATCAATACCCTTGAGGTCGGCCACTGACCACCCTATCGCACCCTTGTGCTTTTTAAGCACCTTAAGTAATTGACCGTCTTGCTCAGAAGAAAGGTCAGAGGCAATGATCACAGGCAAGGTGTCATCGTGGCCAAGAAAAACATACTTCAGAAAAGCTGGGAGAGGCTTCAACTCAAGCTTCGGTGGGGCTTCTATGGAGGGAAGAGCTGGAATGCTAGACAAAGCAGGTAAAGGCTAGAAAGGAGTTTGCCAGGTAGGTTTGGCCATACAAGGTGCGAGGTCTAATAAAGAATTGACCTCAGCAATGGATTGGTCAATATCGAACTCCTCATAGCCAAAATGGGCAAGACATGCCTCAAGAGGATCCTCAACCAAAATGTACGGCAACGCCTCTTCTATTAACTCATGAACGACATCGACTGCAAAGCAGTCTTCCTCCTCGTGAGGCTATTGAGCGGCCGAATACATATTCAGACTCAGTTTCATATTGCCAAATGATACCTCCATCACTCCACTCCTCACAGAAATCTGTGCATTGGCCGTGGCTAGAAAGGGACGACCCAAGATGACAGGCGTTTGAGATTTAAGGGTTGTGGGGTGGACTGGCTCTGTGTCAAGGAcaataaaatcaacaaaaaagtagaaattATTCACCTTGACAAGGACATCCTCTAACGTGCCCCATGGGGCTTTCACAGAACGATCGGCCAACTGCAGAGTAACCGATGTGGGCTTCAACTCACCAAGCCCCAACTCCTCGTACACAGAGTATGGTAAAAGATTGACACTTGCCCCTAAATCTAAGAGTGCCCTACTAATAAAGTGATTGCCTATGACACAAGAGATTGTGGGCACACCAGGATTAGCAAGCTTGGGGGCAGTGTTAGATTGAAGAACAGAGCTAACTTGCCGAGGAATGGGGATGGGCTctaacaacttggctcgagccTTCCGTTTGTGAGTGCACAAGTCCTTGAGGAACTTGGCATAAGATGGGATTTGCTCAATGGCATCGAGCAATGGGATGTTCATCTTAACTTGCTTGAACACTTCCATGATATTATCAGTGGATATTCCCTTCTTGCGAAAGGGTGAAGGTGCATTCAGGCAAATCGGGAAAGGTGCCTTAGGAATATAAGATGGGGTCTCAGATGACCCTGGAACATCTGTAGACACTAGATCGGTCTTCTTCTCCTTAGACCTCTTATCAACCCTAGACCTCTTAGCAACAGGTGGAGACACTTTCTCCTTCGCTTTGACCTCCTCCGGTCGAGTCTCTACATCTCTCCCATTTCTGAGGGTGACAACTAATTTCGCTTGTTCATGACCTTGCGAATTGTCAATATAGTGCATCCCTCGTGGGTTGGCCACTGGCTGACTTGGTAATCTACCCTCATCCCAATGGTTAAGAGCATTAGCTAGCTGAACCACTTGGGTTTCCATCTTGGCAATGGATTGAGAGTGGGAGTAAAGCAATTGggagtcagctttcatttgttgGCAATCGGCTCTCATTTCAGCCATGGCCTTCAACATTTGCTCCTCAAAAGCTGGTGTCCTTTGGGAGGACGCAGGAGGAGCAGGAGGTTGTTGGTACTGGGGTGGTGGACAATAGGCCTGTGTGTTGGAAGTATTAGGAAATGAAGGCCTCATAGGTTGGGCAAATGGTTGCCCTTGGTCTGGCTGTCGCCATCCAAAGTTGGGATGCTTCTTCCAGCCGGGGTTGTAAGTATTAGAATAGGGGTCATTTGCTGGCCTACCAAACCCTTGGGCAGCGTTCACATGCTCTTGAAGAAATTCTGGAAATTGAGATGCCATGTGGCACTCATTTATTTGATGGCACGGACTGGAGCACAATTGACAGACCTCCGCAACAGCAGCAGGAGGTGAAGAATGTGAAGGACCATGACCCAAAGATAAGAAAGTGTCAAACTTGCGGGTCAAT
This region includes:
- the LOC131306975 gene encoding uncharacterized protein LOC131306975, with the protein product MVDASCGGTFMLKNENQGRDLFGQLAENSRHRAASSRTNRTTSTSSKHSGLYEVGRSDDLSYKVDALTRKFDTFLSLGHGPSHSSPPAAVAEVCQLCSSPCHQINECHMASQFPEFLQEHVNAAQGFGRPANDPYSNTYNPGWKKHPNFGWRQPDQGQPFAQPMRPSFPNTSNTQAYCPPPQYQQPPAPPASSQRTPAFEEQMLKAMAEMRADCQQMKADSQLLYSHSQSIAKMETQVVQLANALNHWDEGRLPSQPVANPRGMHYIDNSQGHEQAKLVVTLRNGRDVETRPEEVKAKEKVSPPVAKRSRVDKRSKEKKTDLVSTDVPGSSETPSYIPKAPFPICLNAPSPFRKKGISTDNIMEVFKQVKMNIPLLDAIEQIPSYAKFLKDLCTHKRKARAKLLEPIPIPRQVSSVLQSNTAPKLANPGVPTISCVIGNHFISRALLDLGASVNLLPYSVYEELGLGELKPTSVTLQLADRSVKAPWGTLEDVLVKVNNFYFFVDFIVLDTEPVHPTTLKSQTPVILGRPFLATANAQISVRSGVMEPHEEEDCFAVDVVHELIEEALPYILVEDPLEACLAHFGYEEFDIDQSIAEHSSSSLHRSPTEA